The Tenuifilum thalassicum genome includes the window ATGCGTGACAGGCATGTATTCTAACCAGCTGAACTACCGGACCATTCTTTCAATCTCTGTGGCTTTCCGTTTCAAAAGCGATGCAAAAGTAATACCTAGTTTTTAATCTTGCAAGCGATTTAGCGAATTTTTTTCTCAAAAATGCTAAAATTTACACTCCCATAAATACGTTTTTCCTTAAAATGTTGATAATCTGAAAAGTCGTATTTGTTGGAGTGTTCTAGTATAAACCAGCCATTCTCAGAAAGAATTTGGCTGTTTAGTATTAGTTCAGGCAATTTTTCAATTCCTTCCATGCTGTATGGAGGGTCAGCAAATATCAAATCGTAAATTTTCGAACAGGTTGCTATAAACTTATAAGCATCACCTTTAATTGGATTTAAATTATCTAAACCCAGCTTTTGCTTGGTATCTTGTATGAATCGCCAATGGTGAAAATCCTTTTCAACGGAATCAGTAAATTCTACTCCGCGTGACATAAATTCATAGCTTATGCTTCCTGTTCCAGCAAAAAGGTCAAGGACTTTTAGGCCTTCAAAATCAAAATTGTTTGAAATGATGTTGAATATACTCTCTTTGGCAAAGTCGGTAGTTGGCCTAGCTCGAAACGATTTAGGCGGGTTAATATGCCGGCCTTTTAATCTTCCGGAAACTATTCGCATGTTGTTCCAAGATTGAAAAGCTTGAAGTAATCAACTCTATGACGCAATATACGGTAGGTGAAAAAAACAGGTTTATAGTAATCTGCCTGGTGCGTAACGTTTTTAAAATATTTATGGAGTTCTTCCGTTAAGCCATTTAATATCTTTCCTGAACCAGTTATGTTTATATGTAAATCGTCAGTATTATCATCAAATACAGCTTTAATTGCGCTGTTTACATAGTAAACAACATCAGTTGTAGTTGAGCAAGCATAAGTGTTAGCAAAGACTAATGCATTGTTGTTGTGGCAAATAGTGGTTATCTCCTTATCGCTGATATCAATTTGAACCAAATTCTTCGATGAGTAAATTGGTCCAGCTTTAATAAAAGATTGTAATGAATGAGTATAAATAGATTTGGGGTGAAGTTTGTGCCATTCGTTAATAAATTCTGTAGGGGCGCAATAAATTAGTTTAGCATTATTTTCAGTGATATCAATAAATCTAATTTCGCAGTACTCAGGGAATGGGTGAGCTAAGTTAAATAGCTCTTTTGCTTTTTCTGGCTCAAATAGGCTGTTAGGCACAAGGGTAAAAAGATGGCTATCAAAGGCAACTATTACCTTTTTAAACTCTTCTTTTATCCATGGTTTAGCTTCCGATAAGCTATCAATAAATTTTCTAAAATCAATATTACCTAAAGTGTGATTTTCCCACTCTTCGGTATAAAGTGCAATAAATGTATTACGAATAGTATCCTTAACGGCATACGAAAATCCATTCAGGGAAACCTGAATGGATAGTTCGTATGCTGAAGTTCTGTCCCTATCAAAGGATTCGTCTATGATATCTATTCCTTGCATACTAAGGTTTATTCCCAGTTACCAGCGTTGTTGGTAGCTTCGGTTAGCGATCCCACTTTCAAACCAGGATATTTGTCAAGCTTTTTGGCTAGGTCATCAAGGTTAATGATTTCTTGACGGTCAAGTCCTTTAAGGATAACCTTGTTAGGTGCTTTACACTCAAATACTTTAACCTTAATACCCGATTGAGTGTTTAGTTCACCTGCTGCAAGTTCAAAGGTGTCGCCTGTAAATGGAACAAATCGCAATGAATCGTAAGGATAACCTTTAAGAATGGTATCGCGAACAGGAATAAGAATG containing:
- a CDS encoding DUF3822 family protein, coding for MQGIDIIDESFDRDRTSAYELSIQVSLNGFSYAVKDTIRNTFIALYTEEWENHTLGNIDFRKFIDSLSEAKPWIKEEFKKVIVAFDSHLFTLVPNSLFEPEKAKELFNLAHPFPEYCEIRFIDITENNAKLIYCAPTEFINEWHKLHPKSIYTHSLQSFIKAGPIYSSKNLVQIDISDKEITTICHNNNALVFANTYACSTTTDVVYYVNSAIKAVFDDNTDDLHINITGSGKILNGLTEELHKYFKNVTHQADYYKPVFFTYRILRHRVDYFKLFNLGTTCE
- a CDS encoding RsmD family RNA methyltransferase, whose translation is MRIVSGRLKGRHINPPKSFRARPTTDFAKESIFNIISNNFDFEGLKVLDLFAGTGSISYEFMSRGVEFTDSVEKDFHHWRFIQDTKQKLGLDNLNPIKGDAYKFIATCSKIYDLIFADPPYSMEGIEKLPELILNSQILSENGWFILEHSNKYDFSDYQHFKEKRIYGSVNFSIFEKKIR